The sequence below is a genomic window from Tubulanus polymorphus chromosome 1, tnTubPoly1.2, whole genome shotgun sequence.
ATCCACAAAATATCGATGATCCATTTACCATTGAATCGGTCAAGTCTGTCCTATATTCAGCTTGTAGACCGAATACAATTACAATGCTCAATCAACTTTTGTCGCGTAAGGAGATGAGGACAAATTTGCCGATTTGCGTCGTAACTACGATGTTCAACGCTGCAATGCAGGCCGGAAACAAGGACGCCCTCGAAGCCCTATTGAATATTGAAGGAATGAACTACAGCAAGCTAGTGCAGCTGAAGTCATATTGCGTTCTTGGAAGGGTCGCTGATGTTGAAAAGTTACTCGAAGATCTATCGGAAATTGTCAAAAAACGTCGCGATAATGAATCCGGTTTCGAGAGACTCCTTTTCTTGTGTGCTAAAGGAGGAAATTGTCGGGTGTTTGACATGGTTTATGAAGCAGCGGCTGAAGAAATTGACAACGTTGTGTTATCAAAATGTACCTCCTATGCTGCTCAGCATGACCAAACGGATATGTTCAAGCGCCTTGTAGAGCTGGGAGCGGATCCTTTTATtgtagatgaaaatgaacgagAAGAATGCTCTGCATTAGAGATGTGTTACAAGAGTGGAAGTTTGGATATTTTGGACATTCTCTTGGAAAAGAGAATGTTGGAAAATATGGATTATGAAAGATGTGTCATACGCGGATGTTACACTAACCCATTTTGCATTTTACCCATGTACGCTACTGATGACAGTTCTTCAAGATTCTATGCGATGGCGGTAAGACTTATGGAATATTTAGGGAACTTAGTGAATATTGCCGATAGACAAGGTAGAACTCCGTTGATGATGGCTTGTTCGCACGGCAATATTGCCATGATCGAATTACTCCTTGTGAATGGTGCCGACGTGCTCTTGTCCGATAACAAAGGAATGTCTTGTTTTTCACATCTAATAGATTTCGAAGATAGACGCTTCAAGAGACACAACCCGGATGATAAGACGACCCACATGCCATCCGACACGCATATTCAAAGTCAAATCCGAATTCTGGAATTACTACGTAATCATATCCCAAAAAAACCAAATACAGAACTTCAATTGTTGAGCGGAATCTTAAGTTGTTGTCTTAAGGTGCTGAACTTTCGTTTGATTCATTACTGTTTTG
It includes:
- the LOC141901791 gene encoding uncharacterized protein LOC141901791, which encodes MGMDEEETDDTDSATELRKLGYAYYCAQRADCENLRKLINQGFDIAETLTAESHCPLYFAVLYNHIDVVELLLQYYVPKVSRKSNYLLNIAINGESSDPRTNRMVDVLLKSGVSSSDGSFIFIPEGETLTLVEREILSLLENGGKYPRKETCLNNAVEKRNREAVDIILDWNYPQNIDDPFTIESVKSVLYSACRPNTITMLNQLLSRKEMRTNLPICVVTTMFNAAMQAGNKDALEALLNIEGMNYSKLVQLKSYCVLGRVADVEKLLEDLSEIVKKRRDNESGFERLLFLCAKGGNCRVFDMVYEAAAEEIDNVVLSKCTSYAAQHDQTDMFKRLVELGADPFIVDENEREECSALEMCYKSGSLDILDILLEKRMLENMDYERCVIRGCYTNPFCILPMYATDDSSSRFYAMAVRLMEYLGNLVNIADRQGRTPLMMACSHGNIAMIELLLVNGADVLLSDNKGMSCFSHLIDFEDRRFKRHNPDDKTTHMPSDTHIQSQIRILELLRNHIPKKPNTELQLLSGILSCCLKVLNFRLIHYCFESFPTYVLNHWITCQSYWKFMVLWNTNELFDTSVRTKDIIDLCDIMIDVIDQKELFLAHFSHDICNMNPYVLLYIIEKGCGVLRDIPVNVISDLLSCRKPDLGMIRFMRDCGYDIYTTVIKSVNDSDSFCDSIAATAKILVSTPLSLQCLCRVVVRRQLFLVHRWSGFTQKIAELMLPNTVKSFLTFEGNTF